The Actinomycetota bacterium genome has a window encoding:
- the glmU gene encoding bifunctional UDP-N-acetylglucosamine diphosphorylase/glucosamine-1-phosphate N-acetyltransferase GlmU, producing the protein MARAGRDLAAVVLAAGEGKRFKSSLPKVLHEVCGRPMLAGVLDAVGALRPTQTVVVVGRGAEQVRASVQGLYKHPLAFALQKQQLGTADAAQVGDDELGKFAGDVLVTPGDTPLLTATALRAVVAHHRKTGAAATVLSADLDDPTGYGRIVRDERGDVRAIVEHRDATPFERAIGEINSGVYVFDRAALRSALTKVGRANSQGEYYLPDVIAVLVEKGEKVSAIAAARPEEILGVNSRAQLAEVAVLVRARINRKLMDEGVTIVDPAQTYIDATVKVGRDTVIHPLTFLEGSTTVGAGCEIGPGARVRDSRIEAGARVIFSVLDGARVGPDASVGPYAYLRPGAKLARGSKVGTFVEVKGSTIGVGSKVPHLSYVGDATIGADVNVGAATVTVNYDSETKIKSRTIIGDGAKIGSDTMLIAPVKIGRRAVTGAGSVVTRDVPAETVVVGNPARPLRKRKPTERENSH; encoded by the coding sequence ATGGCCCGAGCAGGTCGCGATCTTGCGGCGGTCGTTCTGGCCGCCGGTGAGGGCAAGCGTTTCAAGTCCTCGCTGCCCAAGGTTCTGCACGAGGTGTGTGGGCGCCCGATGCTCGCCGGAGTCCTGGACGCCGTCGGCGCGCTGCGACCGACCCAAACGGTGGTCGTGGTCGGCCGGGGGGCCGAGCAGGTGCGCGCGTCCGTGCAGGGCCTGTACAAGCATCCGCTGGCGTTTGCCCTTCAAAAGCAGCAACTCGGAACCGCCGACGCCGCGCAAGTAGGGGACGACGAACTCGGCAAGTTCGCCGGCGACGTCCTGGTGACGCCGGGCGATACGCCGCTGTTGACGGCGACCGCGCTGAGAGCGGTAGTCGCGCATCACCGCAAGACCGGCGCCGCCGCGACGGTGTTGAGCGCAGACTTGGACGACCCAACCGGCTACGGGCGGATCGTGCGCGACGAACGCGGCGACGTTCGAGCGATCGTCGAGCACCGCGACGCGACGCCGTTCGAGCGCGCCATCGGCGAGATCAACTCCGGCGTGTATGTGTTCGACCGCGCCGCGCTTCGCTCTGCGCTGACCAAGGTCGGCCGGGCCAACAGCCAGGGCGAGTACTACCTGCCCGACGTGATCGCCGTGCTGGTCGAAAAGGGCGAGAAGGTCTCGGCGATCGCCGCCGCGCGCCCCGAGGAGATCCTCGGTGTGAACTCGCGCGCGCAACTCGCCGAGGTCGCGGTGTTGGTGCGCGCGCGCATCAACCGCAAACTCATGGACGAAGGCGTCACGATCGTTGACCCCGCGCAGACGTATATAGACGCGACCGTCAAGGTCGGCCGGGACACCGTCATCCATCCGCTGACCTTCTTGGAAGGCTCGACCACCGTCGGCGCAGGGTGCGAGATCGGGCCGGGCGCGCGCGTGCGCGACAGCCGGATCGAGGCCGGCGCGCGCGTGATCTTCTCGGTCCTGGACGGCGCGCGGGTGGGTCCCGATGCGAGTGTCGGTCCCTACGCCTACCTGCGGCCGGGCGCGAAACTGGCGCGCGGCTCCAAGGTCGGGACGTTTGTGGAAGTGAAGGGCTCGACTATCGGTGTCGGCAGCAAGGTGCCGCACTTGTCTTACGTCGGGGACGCCACCATAGGCGCGGACGTCAACGTCGGAGCCGCCACCGTGACCGTCAACTACGACTCGGAGACCAAGATCAAGTCACGCACGATCATCGGTGACGGTGCCAAGATCGGGAGCGACACGATGTTGATTGCCCCGGTGAAGATCGGCCGCCGCGCGGTTACCGGCGCCGGTTCCGTCGTCACTCGCGATGTTCCCGCCGAGACGGTTGTCGTCGGTAACCCTGCCCGTCCACTGCGCAAGCGCAAGCCCACCGAAAGGGAGAACTCACATTGA
- the rsmA gene encoding 16S rRNA (adenine(1518)-N(6)/adenine(1519)-N(6))-dimethyltransferase RsmA, which translates to MTLGPRETRDLLARHGLRPRTSIGQHFMVDANTVRRVVQIAGFAPGTQVLEVGPGLGTLSVALIDAGARLIAIEWDRALEPALVEVLGAREATLVWGDALKVDVRALVGKRDTAMVANLPYQIATPLVMDLLEEVPRIRSYTVMVQREVGDRLVARPGQDAYGAVSAKIAYFAEASIAFRVSRRVFSPMPDVESVVVRLDRRARPAVAGGRERIFAVIEAGFAQRRKTIRRALRGGGWDASDVEAALEGAGVAGEDRAETLGLAEFSALARRLPPRPGLRPGGRARKVTR; encoded by the coding sequence GTGACACTCGGGCCGCGGGAAACCCGCGATCTGCTCGCGCGCCACGGGCTTCGCCCCCGAACCTCGATAGGCCAGCACTTCATGGTGGACGCCAACACCGTGCGCCGCGTGGTCCAGATCGCAGGGTTCGCACCGGGAACCCAGGTTCTGGAGGTCGGTCCCGGACTCGGGACTTTGTCGGTTGCGCTGATCGATGCCGGCGCGCGCCTGATTGCGATCGAGTGGGACCGCGCGCTGGAGCCGGCCCTTGTCGAGGTGCTCGGCGCGCGCGAAGCAACCTTGGTGTGGGGCGACGCGCTGAAGGTGGATGTGCGCGCGCTCGTTGGGAAACGCGACACGGCCATGGTCGCAAACCTGCCGTATCAGATCGCGACGCCGCTGGTGATGGACCTACTGGAGGAAGTCCCGCGGATCCGCTCGTACACCGTCATGGTGCAGCGTGAGGTGGGAGACCGTCTGGTCGCGCGGCCGGGCCAGGACGCCTACGGCGCCGTCAGCGCCAAGATCGCGTACTTCGCCGAGGCGTCGATCGCGTTTCGTGTGTCGAGGCGAGTGTTCTCGCCCATGCCCGATGTGGAATCCGTCGTCGTTCGCTTGGACCGGCGCGCGCGCCCCGCGGTCGCCGGCGGCCGCGAGCGGATCTTCGCAGTGATCGAGGCCGGATTCGCGCAGCGCCGCAAGACCATCCGGCGTGCGCTGCGCGGAGGGGGATGGGACGCGTCCGATGTCGAGGCTGCGCTTGAAGGCGCAGGCGTCGCCGGGGAGGACCGGGCCGAGACGCTCGGTCTGGCTGAGTTCTCCGCGCTTGCGCGACGCCTGCCGCCGCGGCCCGGTTTGCGGCCGGGCGGCCGCGCGCGCAAGGTAACTCGGTGA
- the rsmI gene encoding 16S rRNA (cytidine(1402)-2'-O)-methyltransferase — protein sequence MRGARVSGALIVVATPIGNLGDLSPRAAAALIEADVVACEDTRVTRTLLMHAAGMTGARRRGRLVAYHAHNERERAPELARAIAAGERVALVTDAGMPGVSDPGRHLVAACVEAGLRIEVVPGPSAVPAALVLSGMPAARFVFEGFLPRTGAARRRRLEELATERRTIVLFESPHRVADTLGDMARAWGPRQVAVAREMTKLYEEVLRGTLPELAESLAEGVRGEVTIVVEGAPEALRMTEPADLADAVADLVAAGTPKRDAIAQVALEEGVPKKTVYQAVLDHSGE from the coding sequence TTGCGTGGTGCGCGCGTGAGTGGCGCGCTCATCGTTGTCGCTACGCCGATCGGCAATCTCGGCGACTTATCCCCGCGCGCGGCCGCAGCACTGATCGAGGCCGATGTCGTCGCTTGCGAAGACACCCGGGTCACTCGCACGTTGCTGATGCACGCCGCCGGGATGACCGGCGCGCGCCGCCGTGGTCGCCTGGTTGCCTATCACGCGCACAACGAGCGCGAGCGCGCGCCCGAGTTGGCGCGCGCGATCGCTGCCGGCGAGCGAGTGGCTTTGGTCACCGATGCCGGAATGCCGGGCGTCTCGGATCCCGGGCGGCACCTGGTGGCTGCATGCGTCGAGGCAGGGCTACGAATCGAAGTCGTTCCCGGACCTTCAGCAGTTCCTGCCGCCTTGGTGCTCTCGGGGATGCCCGCCGCGCGCTTCGTGTTCGAGGGGTTCTTGCCGCGCACCGGCGCTGCGCGTCGTCGCCGTCTGGAGGAACTTGCGACCGAGCGGCGCACCATCGTGTTGTTCGAGTCCCCCCACCGGGTCGCCGACACGCTTGGGGATATGGCGCGCGCCTGGGGACCGCGGCAGGTCGCCGTCGCGCGCGAGATGACCAAGCTTTACGAAGAGGTGCTGCGGGGCACGTTGCCGGAACTTGCCGAATCGCTGGCTGAAGGGGTGCGCGGCGAGGTAACCATTGTGGTGGAGGGGGCTCCGGAAGCGCTTCGCATGACCGAGCCGGCCGACCTGGCGGACGCGGTCGCCGACCTTGTGGCCGCGGGGACGCCCAAGCGGGATGCGATCGCACAAGTGGCTCTCGAAGAGGGCGTGCCGAAAAAGACCGTCTACCAAGCGGTGCTCGACCACTCCGGTGAGTGA
- a CDS encoding 4-(cytidine 5'-diphospho)-2-C-methyl-D-erythritol kinase codes for MKIRTPAKINLFLSVGRRNADGLHELLSLMQAVSLFDEVSFEPAEELSLEVQPIGAVPDGDENLVLRGARALAAMQGVEAGARIVLEKRIPVAAGLAGGSADAAAALIGLNELWGLGVSRKALQRIGAGVGSDVPFCLQGATAVVGGTGSDLSAVPCLRPVWWVLATPDLSLSTAAVYAEFDRLGGGSTDDPYEVADALARADLDRLAESLRNDLQPAALSLAPEIARAGDALREAGALAVSLSGSGPTWLGLATDEARAREIAGRAAASVARVEVVHSITHGPRIESPD; via the coding sequence GTGAAGATCCGAACCCCCGCCAAGATCAATCTGTTCTTGTCCGTCGGCCGTCGCAACGCCGACGGACTCCATGAGCTTCTGTCGCTGATGCAGGCCGTTTCGTTGTTTGACGAAGTGTCTTTCGAGCCTGCCGAGGAACTGTCGCTGGAAGTCCAACCCATCGGGGCGGTGCCGGACGGCGACGAGAACCTCGTCTTGCGGGGGGCGCGCGCGCTCGCGGCGATGCAAGGCGTCGAGGCCGGCGCGCGCATCGTGCTCGAAAAACGGATTCCGGTTGCCGCCGGACTTGCCGGCGGGAGTGCCGACGCTGCGGCCGCGCTGATCGGGTTGAATGAACTGTGGGGACTCGGGGTTTCGCGCAAGGCGTTGCAGCGAATCGGCGCGGGAGTCGGCTCGGACGTTCCGTTTTGTTTGCAGGGCGCGACCGCGGTGGTCGGCGGGACCGGGTCGGATCTCTCGGCCGTGCCGTGTTTGCGGCCGGTGTGGTGGGTGCTGGCAACTCCGGATCTGAGCCTTAGCACGGCGGCGGTGTACGCGGAGTTCGACCGCCTGGGCGGGGGATCCACCGACGATCCTTACGAGGTCGCCGATGCGCTGGCGCGCGCCGACCTGGATCGCCTGGCTGAGAGTTTGAGGAACGACTTGCAGCCCGCTGCGCTGTCCCTTGCTCCCGAAATCGCGCGCGCCGGCGATGCGCTACGGGAAGCCGGGGCGCTCGCGGTGAGCCTGTCGGGGAGTGGCCCGACCTGGCTGGGCCTGGCAACAGATGAGGCCCGCGCGCGCGAGATCGCGGGGCGCGCGGCCGCTTCGGTAGCGCGCGTCGAGGTGGTCCACTCGATCACGCACGGCCCGCGAATCGAGAGTCCCGATTAG
- a CDS encoding TatD family hydrolase has protein sequence MPLVDTHCHLDMLENPEGALERMHAAGVRRAITIGVDAASNEWAAEFATSHPGIWATVGLHPHDAKDRTPELMARIAELARVDQVVGIGEAGLDYHYDNSPRDAQRAVFAEQVRLANEVGKALVVHTREAWDDTFAILEAEGVPERLVFHCFTGGPTEAARAVELGAVLSFAGLVTFRNAEDVRAAARETPLERILLETDSPFLTPAPHRGKVNEPAMVAYVAEGVAAARQMPLAELAEATAHTAARIFGLV, from the coding sequence ATGCCTCTGGTCGATACGCACTGCCATCTCGACATGCTCGAGAACCCCGAGGGCGCGTTGGAGCGCATGCACGCTGCCGGCGTCCGCCGCGCCATCACCATCGGAGTCGATGCCGCATCGAATGAGTGGGCGGCGGAGTTCGCAACTTCGCACCCGGGCATCTGGGCGACCGTCGGGCTTCACCCGCACGACGCCAAAGACCGCACGCCCGAACTGATGGCCCGCATCGCCGAGTTGGCGCGCGTGGACCAGGTCGTGGGCATCGGCGAGGCCGGACTCGACTACCACTACGACAACTCGCCGCGTGACGCGCAGCGCGCAGTCTTTGCCGAGCAGGTCCGATTGGCGAACGAGGTCGGCAAGGCGCTGGTCGTTCACACGCGGGAAGCCTGGGACGACACCTTCGCGATCTTGGAGGCCGAAGGAGTTCCCGAACGGCTGGTGTTCCACTGCTTCACCGGGGGTCCAACTGAGGCCGCGCGCGCCGTCGAACTGGGCGCCGTCCTGTCCTTCGCCGGGTTGGTCACCTTCCGCAACGCGGAGGACGTGCGCGCGGCTGCGCGCGAAACACCGCTCGAGCGGATCCTGCTCGAGACCGATTCACCCTTCCTCACGCCTGCGCCTCACCGAGGCAAAGTCAATGAGCCCGCCATGGTCGCCTACGTCGCCGAAGGCGTCGCGGCTGCCAGGCAGATGCCATTGGCGGAACTGGCGGAGGCCACCGCGCACACCGCCGCGCGCATCTTCGGGCTCGTTTAG
- the metG gene encoding methionine--tRNA ligase, which produces MSERFYVTTPIYYPNDVPHIGHAYTTVAADVSARYHRMKGEDVFFLTGTDEHGQKILEAAQARGLDAKSYVDGMIPAWRDLWTRLDVSNDDFIRTTEDRHITRVQAFWQRLHDNGDVYLGSYEGPYCVACEDFYKEEDLLDGTCPIHHRPVDIVQEENYFFRLSKYQDWLLNDYYARDPAPVQPGARLNEVVAFARGGLQDISISRTSFSWGVPLPWDPKHVLYVWVDALLNYITALGYPDGDLLSKFWPGVNMVGKDILRFHAVTWPAMLHAAGIEPPQRVVAHGWLLVGGEKMSKTKLTGIHPDQLLETFGVDAYRYYFLRDIAFGQDGNFSWESMVARYNAELANGIGNLASRVLAMIDANFEGAVPDAGPEEGPDAALREVAERSAVEFVEAMDRFGFNDALDAVDRLVRQANGYLVATAPWKLVKEPDGRARAGAVLYRAAETLRVLAVLLAPFMPRACDRLWVSLGNAKPLASQRLPEAAQWGGLQSGSEIARGESLFPRIEV; this is translated from the coding sequence GTGAGCGAGCGGTTCTACGTAACGACCCCGATCTACTACCCGAACGATGTGCCCCATATCGGACATGCCTACACAACTGTGGCAGCCGACGTGTCTGCGCGCTATCACCGCATGAAGGGTGAGGACGTCTTCTTTCTCACGGGGACGGACGAGCACGGCCAAAAGATTCTGGAGGCGGCACAGGCGCGCGGCCTGGATGCCAAGTCGTATGTGGACGGGATGATCCCCGCATGGCGCGACTTGTGGACTCGGCTGGACGTCTCGAACGACGACTTCATTCGCACAACCGAGGATCGCCACATCACGCGAGTGCAGGCTTTCTGGCAGCGTCTTCACGACAACGGAGACGTGTACCTCGGCTCTTATGAAGGTCCCTACTGTGTGGCGTGTGAGGACTTCTACAAAGAGGAAGACCTGCTCGACGGCACGTGCCCGATCCACCACCGGCCCGTGGACATTGTGCAGGAGGAGAACTACTTCTTCCGGTTGTCCAAGTATCAAGACTGGCTTCTGAACGACTACTACGCTCGGGATCCGGCTCCGGTACAGCCCGGCGCGCGCCTGAACGAGGTCGTGGCGTTCGCGCGCGGGGGCCTGCAGGACATCTCCATCTCGCGCACCTCGTTCTCGTGGGGTGTGCCGCTGCCGTGGGATCCCAAGCACGTGCTGTACGTGTGGGTGGACGCGTTGTTGAACTACATCACCGCGCTCGGCTACCCCGACGGCGATCTGCTTTCCAAGTTCTGGCCCGGCGTGAACATGGTCGGCAAGGACATCCTTCGCTTTCATGCAGTGACGTGGCCGGCGATGTTGCATGCGGCCGGAATCGAGCCCCCACAGCGCGTTGTCGCCCACGGCTGGCTGCTGGTCGGCGGCGAGAAGATGTCCAAGACCAAGCTCACGGGGATTCACCCCGACCAGTTGCTCGAGACCTTCGGGGTGGACGCCTACCGCTACTACTTCTTGCGCGACATCGCGTTCGGTCAGGACGGGAACTTCAGTTGGGAGTCCATGGTCGCGCGCTACAACGCCGAGTTGGCCAACGGGATCGGCAACCTCGCGTCGCGGGTGCTGGCGATGATCGACGCGAACTTCGAGGGTGCGGTGCCCGACGCCGGACCAGAGGAGGGGCCCGACGCTGCGCTGCGTGAGGTTGCCGAGCGCTCCGCAGTGGAGTTCGTAGAGGCGATGGATCGGTTCGGCTTCAACGATGCCTTGGACGCGGTGGACCGCTTGGTTCGCCAGGCGAACGGATACCTCGTGGCGACCGCGCCGTGGAAGCTGGTCAAGGAGCCCGACGGGCGCGCGCGCGCCGGAGCCGTGCTGTACCGCGCGGCCGAGACCCTGCGTGTGCTCGCCGTCCTGCTCGCGCCCTTCATGCCTCGAGCTTGCGACCGACTTTGGGTATCACTGGGCAACGCCAAGCCCCTGGCGTCGCAGCGATTGCCCGAGGCGGCGCAGTGGGGCGGCCTCCAGTCCGGGTCCGAAATCGCGCGCGGGGAATCGCTGTTTCCGCGCATCGAGGTATAG
- a CDS encoding ubiquitin-like domain-containing protein — MQRRTARLAIVLCLGIATLAYGALEKRVVVRVEGHPVGVKTYAMTVGSALSRSGISIGARDRVEPALGSSIGDGDTIQVYRAKSIVLLLDGKPRRVVVTGLTIDEVLNEIELRGSLVDFVRPSRSSRVRAGMTINYRRALALAIRHDDRTDHVVSNATTVGAVVRELGIKLGSRDRLEPSASVRPVTGMTIRVLRVGLRNEVREEVISYKTILRRDRSLEYGRRRVSSEGRPGLRRTTYLAKFVDGVRVSRRVLSTKTVRQPVDRVIKIGTGFPGCACDRGTQLGKASWYGEADGLSAAHRTLPMGTVVRVENRANGKWVNVVIRDRGPYVKGRIIDLSDEAFRRIASLRSGVASVRIRW, encoded by the coding sequence TTGCAGCGAAGAACCGCCCGGCTTGCGATCGTGTTGTGCCTGGGGATCGCGACGCTGGCTTACGGAGCGCTCGAGAAGCGAGTGGTCGTGCGGGTCGAAGGTCATCCCGTTGGGGTGAAGACCTACGCGATGACCGTTGGCTCTGCGCTGAGCAGGTCCGGGATCAGCATCGGCGCGCGCGATCGCGTTGAGCCGGCGCTCGGGTCCTCCATCGGCGACGGCGACACGATTCAGGTCTACCGCGCGAAGTCGATCGTGCTGTTGTTGGACGGCAAGCCGCGCAGGGTTGTGGTGACCGGCCTCACGATCGACGAGGTGCTAAACGAGATCGAACTCCGCGGCAGTCTGGTGGACTTCGTCCGGCCGTCGCGGTCGTCGCGCGTCCGCGCGGGCATGACCATCAACTACCGGCGCGCGCTGGCTCTGGCGATCCGGCATGACGATCGCACCGACCATGTGGTCTCAAACGCGACTACGGTCGGTGCGGTAGTTCGAGAGTTGGGGATCAAGCTCGGTTCGCGCGACCGACTGGAGCCAAGCGCCTCGGTGCGCCCCGTGACTGGGATGACGATTCGGGTTCTCCGCGTGGGTCTGCGAAACGAGGTTCGCGAGGAAGTGATCTCTTACAAGACCATCCTGCGGCGCGATCGCAGCCTGGAGTACGGGCGTCGCCGGGTGTCCAGCGAAGGGCGGCCGGGGTTGCGCCGCACCACCTACCTGGCGAAGTTCGTCGATGGGGTGCGCGTCTCGCGGCGAGTTCTGTCGACAAAGACCGTTCGGCAGCCGGTCGATCGTGTCATCAAGATCGGGACGGGTTTCCCTGGGTGCGCGTGCGACCGGGGAACGCAGCTTGGCAAGGCGAGTTGGTACGGCGAGGCGGACGGGTTGTCGGCCGCGCACAGGACGCTTCCGATGGGCACCGTAGTGCGCGTCGAGAACCGTGCGAACGGCAAGTGGGTCAACGTCGTCATTCGCGACCGCGGGCCGTACGTGAAGGGCCGCATCATCGACCTCAGCGACGAGGCATTCCGGCGGATAGCGTCCTTGCGCAGCGGGGTCGCGAGCGTCCGTATCCGCTGGTGA
- a CDS encoding phospholipid carrier-dependent glycosyltransferase, protein MDDSPDIPAPEDEHAPGLLDVESPVVGEEAPDIPERPHWEPPVRTPLRGRDRAVLILILIASAVAHFARLSVPGAPLPADNEECEKRPPLGAQCYALIPLDEVHYVPDARDVVRFGTDSDTRVPTSDDGAFVVHPPVGKWFMAAGIKIFGDRPFGWRFAGALLGTLSSLIIYAIARRLWDSPWWSALAAAFLAIDGLWLAQSRIAMLDIYAAFFVLLGTWLLLEDRDRASPDHHRYRWWRVGAATSFGFALATKWSVLPFIAMAGLFSLGWELGKMRMAERRRLLARAGKFAGVFGVLPLLLYFATYTPWLLDSHRYSPPRCVEVKGTVAKWGCYQAEIFDFHRNLAKYEESTDQPTPSPKMKPAHPYFGNGYSWPWIGRPVAHFYESSGSGRDQRASEVLGLPNPVIWWSAFFLGLPLLVWWTLWRRDRVAPLLLAMFAAGWLPYVAADLVDRPVFLFYATPLVPFVVLTAVHTCRRLAARFPVTRYVVFLYVAFALAAFAYFYPVVAGIPISYDGVWGWHGRMWFTSDCSVVDRVKYFCWI, encoded by the coding sequence GTGGACGACTCTCCCGACATCCCCGCACCCGAGGACGAACACGCCCCCGGGCTCTTAGACGTGGAGTCGCCCGTCGTCGGCGAGGAAGCGCCGGACATCCCCGAGCGTCCCCACTGGGAGCCTCCGGTGCGCACACCGCTTCGCGGTCGCGACCGCGCCGTGCTGATTCTGATCCTGATCGCGAGCGCCGTCGCGCACTTCGCCCGACTGTCCGTCCCCGGCGCACCGCTGCCTGCCGACAACGAGGAATGCGAGAAACGCCCGCCGCTCGGCGCACAGTGCTACGCGCTGATCCCACTCGACGAGGTCCACTACGTTCCCGACGCGCGCGACGTGGTTCGGTTTGGAACCGACAGCGACACGCGTGTTCCGACGTCCGACGACGGTGCGTTCGTGGTTCACCCGCCGGTGGGCAAGTGGTTCATGGCGGCGGGAATCAAAATCTTCGGCGACAGACCATTCGGATGGCGCTTCGCCGGCGCGCTGCTGGGGACTCTGTCCAGTCTGATCATCTACGCAATCGCGCGCCGCCTTTGGGACTCGCCCTGGTGGTCGGCCCTTGCCGCGGCGTTCCTAGCGATCGACGGTCTGTGGCTCGCGCAGTCGCGCATCGCCATGCTCGACATCTACGCGGCGTTCTTCGTCCTGCTCGGCACATGGCTGCTTCTGGAGGATCGCGACCGAGCGTCTCCGGATCACCACCGGTACCGGTGGTGGCGAGTCGGAGCGGCGACATCGTTCGGGTTCGCCCTCGCCACGAAGTGGTCGGTCCTGCCGTTCATCGCAATGGCCGGCTTGTTCAGCCTCGGGTGGGAACTGGGCAAGATGCGGATGGCAGAACGGCGACGGCTGCTCGCGCGCGCCGGGAAGTTCGCCGGCGTGTTCGGCGTCCTACCGTTGCTGTTGTATTTCGCGACCTACACCCCGTGGCTGCTCGACTCCCACCGCTACAGCCCGCCGCGCTGCGTCGAGGTGAAGGGAACCGTCGCGAAGTGGGGCTGCTACCAGGCCGAGATCTTCGACTTCCATCGGAACCTCGCCAAGTACGAGGAATCAACCGACCAGCCCACCCCGAGCCCGAAGATGAAACCAGCCCACCCTTACTTCGGCAACGGCTACAGCTGGCCGTGGATCGGCCGGCCGGTCGCGCACTTCTACGAGTCCTCCGGCTCTGGACGCGATCAGCGAGCGAGCGAGGTTCTCGGCCTGCCGAACCCGGTGATTTGGTGGAGCGCGTTCTTCCTGGGACTACCCCTGCTGGTCTGGTGGACGCTATGGCGCAGGGACCGCGTCGCCCCGCTCTTGCTCGCGATGTTCGCGGCCGGATGGCTACCGTACGTCGCGGCCGATCTCGTGGATCGGCCGGTGTTCCTGTTCTATGCCACGCCGCTGGTGCCGTTCGTGGTCCTGACCGCAGTCCACACCTGTCGACGTCTAGCCGCTCGCTTCCCTGTCACCCGCTACGTCGTGTTCCTGTACGTAGCGTTCGCCCTGGCGGCCTTCGCCTACTTCTACCCCGTGGTCGCGGGAATCCCGATCTCCTACGACGGCGTCTGGGGCTGGCATGGACGAATGTGGTTCACAAGCGACTGCTCGGTGGTCGACCGCGTGAAGTACTTCTGCTGGATCTGA
- a CDS encoding AbrB/MazE/SpoVT family DNA-binding domain-containing protein: MGPRATGVSRKVDDLGRIVLPAELRRSFDIREGDHIEIAVEDDHIILTKARTSCTFCGGNDGLRSFREHQVCSTCVTELRRF; the protein is encoded by the coding sequence GTGGGACCACGAGCAACCGGCGTCAGCCGCAAGGTCGACGATCTGGGCCGTATCGTGTTGCCGGCCGAGCTTCGCCGCTCCTTCGACATCCGCGAAGGCGACCACATCGAGATCGCGGTCGAGGACGACCACATCATCCTGACCAAGGCCCGGACCTCTTGCACGTTCTGCGGCGGCAACGATGGACTTCGATCGTTCCGCGAGCACCAGGTCTGCTCAACCTGCGTGACCGAACTGCGTCGCTTCTAA